The genome window AGAAAACCGAATTTTTCATCTGTTATTTCTTTTTTGGTATCATAAAAATGAGCCAGAGTAGAAAGCAGTCCCATGAAAATAGAACCAGTATATAGGTTTCCAATTAATGAAGAAGCCAGTTCCGCAGGCTGTAATTTCTCTGAAACAAAAGTTTTGTAATCATCCGATTTACTGATTTCCTTCAGTTTATTTTGGTATTCAGAAGCATTTTCATTACCAGATAAAATTGGCGTTACTGCATCGAGAGCATAAATTTCAGATAACATTCTGCGTCCTTGAAAAGCATATGGCAAATGCATCACAATACTTTTCCAGGAATTATAAACAGTATCAGTAGTATTTTTTAATTTCTTGAAAGAGAAGTAAGCTTCTCTGGTACGGTCCATATAGCATTGGTTCGAATATTGGCCGTCAAAAACGGGCTGATCCTTGTGGATTTCGATTTCGCTTTCCAGATTATCAAACCAAGATTCGTTGTTTGTATTTCCTGTAATTTCCTTTTTCGAAATAGTTCTGTACGGTTTAAAAAAATCAAAAACGCCTTTCGTGCTTACGCCCCAGTGATTTTCAAAAGTGATAATTCTCGGATTTGAAGAAATCAGCATAGCAGCTGCGCCAGCACCTTGTGTGTATTCTCCAGTAGAATTTAAATCGTATTTGGCAAAGTCTGTTGTAACAACAATTGCTTTTTTGGTCGGATTGAGATGAACAAAATCAAGACAGTTCTGCATGGCGTCAACACCGCCAATGCAGGCGAAAGTAAAATCGACAACATCACATTCAGACAAAGTATTATCTCCAAACTTCTGCTCTATCAGTGAAATTAAGTAGGAGCCTATTGGTTTTGAACTGTCAATGCCGCTTTCGGTTCCGACATATATCCGGGCAATTTCGTCTAGCTTGATGTTGTTATCCAGAATTAGTTTGGTCAAAGCATTGACACCAAAAACCACAGTGTCCTGATGTGTATCAGGCAATGTCATCTTCAATAACCCTAAGCCTTTCTCGAGTTTTTCAGGTTCTATATTTCTAGCTGTGGCTAATGTTTTTATAGGTAAATGCAATTTGGCAACATCAAATGCAATAGCGTCAATTCCAGTTTTCATGTGTAAAATTTAAAAGCGGTAAAGTTAAAATTGCTTTTGGGGAAATACAATTTTTTAGGGGCTATAAAATAAGTGTTTTACAATTTTTAGTGAATAAGCTGCAAATCTTGTTTTGTATTATAAGATTATCAGTTTTTGTGTCTTTTGTCAGCGAAATATAATTTTGTGTTTCATTTTACTACTTAAATTTTAGCTGACAGCTGATTTTTATCATTTAATTTCAGAAACAATATTTTCTTAGATATGTAATCGATTGCAATTTGTTATAAAAAAAACAAAACTACGTATTTTCATAAGTATTTAATACGTATTTTTTACGTACTTTAAAATGATTATAAATTGCGAAGTAAAATTGCATATTTGGTTGTTATTCTTTCCTAATTACCCTAAATTTGTTCGACTTTTTAAAAAAATATAATATTTATAACATTATGGCAAAATCTGCAATATTGAAGTCGTCGATAGCTAAAAAAGTGGCTATGGCGCTTTCAGGACTTTTTCTGATTTCGTTTCTATCGCTTCATTTCTTCATTAATTTCGTATCTGTTTTTAGTGAGAGTTCATTCAATGCGATGTCACATTTCATGGGTTACAACCCGTTAATTCAATTTGTTATGCAGCCTGTTCTGGTTGCGGGAGTAGTTTTTCACTTCGTTATGGGTTTCGTCCTGGAATTGAAAAACAGAAAAGCAAGACCAGTTGCGTACGTTAAGTATGATGGTGCTGCAAATGCTTCATGGGCATCTAGAAACATGATTATTTCTGGCTTGGTTGTGTTGGCATTTTTAGGATTGCACATGTACGATTTCTGGTTTCATGAAATGCTTTATAAATATGTTGAAGTCAATTCAATTGATGAAACAAGATATTACCATGAATTAGTTGCTAAATTTGAAAGCCCGGTTCGTACAGGATTGTATGTTGTTGCTTTTGTTTTATTAGCGTTACACCTTTGGCATGGTTTCACTTCCTCTTTACAATCTGTAGGATTCGATAATAAAATTGGGAAGTCACTGCATAAAATCTGTTATGGATTTGCAATCATAGTTCCTTTTGGATTTATTTTCATTGCATTATTTCATCATTTTATAAATAATTAATATCAATCTATAATGAAGTTAGATTCTAAAATACCAGAAGGTCACATTTCACAAAAATGGACTGATTATAAAG of Flavobacterium marginilacus contains these proteins:
- a CDS encoding succinate dehydrogenase cytochrome b subunit, giving the protein MAKSAILKSSIAKKVAMALSGLFLISFLSLHFFINFVSVFSESSFNAMSHFMGYNPLIQFVMQPVLVAGVVFHFVMGFVLELKNRKARPVAYVKYDGAANASWASRNMIISGLVVLAFLGLHMYDFWFHEMLYKYVEVNSIDETRYYHELVAKFESPVRTGLYVVAFVLLALHLWHGFTSSLQSVGFDNKIGKSLHKICYGFAIIVPFGFIFIALFHHFINN
- a CDS encoding hydroxymethylglutaryl-CoA synthase family protein, with the translated sequence MKTGIDAIAFDVAKLHLPIKTLATARNIEPEKLEKGLGLLKMTLPDTHQDTVVFGVNALTKLILDNNIKLDEIARIYVGTESGIDSSKPIGSYLISLIEQKFGDNTLSECDVVDFTFACIGGVDAMQNCLDFVHLNPTKKAIVVTTDFAKYDLNSTGEYTQGAGAAAMLISSNPRIITFENHWGVSTKGVFDFFKPYRTISKKEITGNTNNESWFDNLESEIEIHKDQPVFDGQYSNQCYMDRTREAYFSFKKLKNTTDTVYNSWKSIVMHLPYAFQGRRMLSEIYALDAVTPILSGNENASEYQNKLKEISKSDDYKTFVSEKLQPAELASSLIGNLYTGSIFMGLLSTLAHFYDTKKEITDEKFGFLAYGSGSKSKVFEGTIQSEWKSALTNVNLFETLEKSFEIDFETYEKLHKKEQKQSIQTPKNEWILDRIESEIPNLIGARYYKWID